In Cytophagales bacterium, the following are encoded in one genomic region:
- a CDS encoding ATP-dependent 6-phosphofructokinase: protein MKKLLVLTGGGDCPGLNAVIRGIVKRSMRESDWKVYGSIEAYHGMLRDPQEIVELDNQRVAGIHVKGGTIIKTTTKGDPFNYPKLQPDGSWKNEDRSDELVQMIKDQGFDAVISIGGDGSQRISRKLYEKGLPVIGVPKTIDNDLSATDFTFGFQTAVEVATNAVDKLVTTAESHHRVLILEVMGRDAGWIALHAAIAGGVEVCLIPEIPYDINKVVDRINERYHDGRGFANIIIAEGAKPKDGIVLQRESDEIGYQMKRLGGVAYQLSHQMKEAGCEADIREMVLGHLQRGGTPLAFDRILSTAFGVKAFEMVLDGDFGNMVVYKNNDYQSVSLLEATSAYNQVDVAHTYLLNVAKGVGISLGE, encoded by the coding sequence ATGAAGAAACTATTGGTGTTAACTGGGGGAGGTGACTGCCCGGGATTAAATGCGGTAATTCGTGGTATTGTAAAACGATCCATGCGAGAAAGTGATTGGAAGGTCTATGGAAGTATTGAGGCTTATCATGGTATGCTACGTGACCCACAGGAAATTGTCGAACTGGATAATCAGCGTGTTGCGGGTATTCATGTCAAAGGTGGTACCATCATTAAAACAACAACCAAAGGAGATCCATTTAATTATCCAAAGTTGCAACCTGATGGTAGTTGGAAGAATGAAGACCGCTCCGATGAATTGGTACAAATGATCAAGGATCAGGGATTTGATGCAGTCATTAGTATCGGAGGTGATGGGAGTCAGCGTATTTCGCGGAAGCTTTATGAGAAAGGACTTCCTGTCATTGGTGTCCCAAAAACCATCGACAATGACCTTTCAGCCACAGACTTTACTTTTGGTTTCCAAACAGCAGTCGAAGTAGCGACCAATGCCGTAGATAAGCTGGTGACTACAGCTGAAAGCCACCACCGAGTCCTCATACTGGAAGTGATGGGTCGGGACGCGGGCTGGATCGCCTTGCATGCCGCCATTGCAGGGGGAGTCGAAGTTTGTCTGATCCCTGAGATCCCTTATGACATCAATAAGGTAGTCGATCGAATCAATGAGCGCTATCACGATGGTCGAGGCTTTGCTAACATCATAATTGCTGAAGGCGCCAAACCAAAGGACGGAATAGTATTACAACGTGAAAGTGATGAAATTGGGTATCAGATGAAAAGACTTGGAGGTGTCGCCTATCAATTAAGTCACCAAATGAAAGAGGCTGGCTGTGAAGCAGATATCCGAGAAATGGTCCTGGGGCACTTGCAGCGTGGTGGTACTCCCCTCGCTTTCGACAGAATACTTTCTACCGCTTTTGGGGTCAAAGCGTTTGAAATGGTACTAGATGGGGATTTCGGAAACATGGTCGTCTATAAAAACAATGACTACCAATCTGTTTCCTTACTCGAAGCAACCTCAGCATACAATCAAGTCGATGTAGCACATACATACTTGCTGAATGTAGCCAAAGGGGTCGGAATAAGTTTAGGTGAGTGA
- a CDS encoding histidine kinase: protein MNWRWNFREVPIHPRHLVALVLLIALSYWAQSGFSIDKNHLLFFISNYSIWLLLLPSVYELSKLLQRPVDVRSLLFPAITLILTHWVSSNIMLYALRYLFGLSAIPEWQEVLSFLLPSLASRLIDLSLFAGLLSWLHQQRTLSRQKVLMAESQALLDRSKLQSLKNQLNPHFLFNALHSVNTLIGIDPDRASEMIIKVSQLLRSVLTINEREEHTLKEEIDFVRQYLDIESERFKDRLSIEMELDEQSLYTVIPAMTLQPLVENAFKHGISGVPGPTSLYIQVKQEETILKLLVSNDIPASYKETEQSGIGLTNLEDRLKAYYKGKAQLDTKIQDHQFQAKITIAR from the coding sequence ATGAATTGGAGATGGAACTTCCGTGAAGTGCCGATACACCCCCGTCACCTGGTCGCTTTGGTCTTGCTTATTGCTTTGTCCTATTGGGCGCAGAGTGGGTTTAGTATTGACAAGAATCACCTGCTGTTCTTTATATCCAATTACAGCATCTGGCTATTGCTGCTGCCGTCGGTTTATGAACTCAGCAAACTTCTTCAACGTCCGGTAGACGTCCGCTCCCTGCTTTTCCCTGCAATCACTTTGATCCTGACCCATTGGGTCTCCTCCAATATCATGCTGTATGCCCTTCGATATTTGTTCGGGCTGTCCGCGATTCCAGAATGGCAGGAGGTCCTGTCATTTCTGTTGCCTTCATTGGCGAGTCGACTGATTGACCTGAGTCTATTTGCCGGATTGTTATCCTGGCTTCATCAGCAACGAACACTATCCAGACAAAAGGTATTGATGGCAGAAAGTCAGGCACTTCTGGATCGTAGTAAGTTGCAATCGCTAAAGAATCAACTCAATCCGCATTTTCTCTTCAATGCCTTGCATTCCGTGAATACCCTGATTGGTATTGATCCGGATCGGGCGAGCGAGATGATCATCAAGGTCAGTCAGCTATTGCGATCAGTATTGACCATCAACGAACGCGAAGAGCATACCTTAAAGGAAGAAATAGATTTCGTAAGACAATACCTGGATATTGAGTCAGAACGTTTCAAAGATCGGCTTTCTATTGAAATGGAATTGGATGAACAGTCTCTGTATACCGTTATCCCAGCTATGACGCTGCAACCGCTGGTGGAGAATGCGTTCAAACATGGCATTTCCGGGGTGCCTGGTCCAACTAGTTTATACATTCAGGTTAAACAAGAAGAAACAATCCTTAAACTACTGGTTTCCAATGATATACCAGCCAGCTATAAAGAAACAGAACAGTCGGGAATTGGGTTGACCAATCTTGAAGATCGATTAAAAGCTTATTATAAAGGCAAAGCCCAATTGGATACCAAAATCCAGGATCACCAATTCCAGGCAAAAATCACTATTGCTCGATGA
- a CDS encoding LytTR family DNA-binding domain-containing protein yields the protein MIRTVLIADDEPNAREYLTRLISKRDDLKLLGAMKNGQEVLNFCQTMMPDILILDIEMPGVNGLEVARMLTRKSIKTTIIFSTAFDQYAIDAFNVAAIGYLLKPYGQQQLNQVIDRSLAQLMTQDRAEFSKKIQSVWEQLERKPNDHLQAIEIKEKGLIRTIPAEELIQLEADSEYVKLHTHQSVFLHRTALSLLEKQLPPYFRRVHRSFIINTNHMTSYKYLGENRFEFTMTNKMKVTSSRSYREAINQWLTK from the coding sequence ATGATCAGAACCGTATTGATAGCGGATGACGAGCCTAATGCTCGTGAGTACCTTACTCGACTCATTTCCAAACGGGACGATCTAAAGCTGCTTGGTGCCATGAAAAATGGTCAGGAAGTACTCAACTTTTGCCAAACGATGATGCCAGATATCCTGATCCTTGACATAGAGATGCCTGGGGTAAATGGTCTAGAAGTCGCCAGAATGCTGACACGCAAGTCCATCAAGACGACCATCATCTTCTCCACTGCTTTTGACCAATACGCCATCGATGCATTCAATGTTGCTGCCATTGGTTACTTATTGAAGCCGTATGGTCAACAACAACTCAATCAGGTCATCGATCGCAGCCTGGCCCAATTAATGACTCAAGATCGTGCTGAATTCAGCAAGAAGATCCAGTCCGTATGGGAACAATTGGAGCGTAAACCGAATGATCATTTGCAAGCCATTGAGATCAAGGAAAAAGGACTGATCCGAACCATACCGGCAGAGGAACTGATCCAACTAGAAGCTGATTCAGAATATGTAAAACTTCATACCCATCAATCTGTATTTCTACATCGGACCGCACTTAGTTTACTAGAAAAACAGTTACCTCCATATTTTCGCAGGGTCCATCGAAGCTTTATCATTAACACTAACCACATGACCTCTTATAAGTATCTAGGTGAAAACCGCTTTGAATTTACAATGACCAATAAAATGAAAGTAACCAGTAGCCGTTCCTATCGAGAAGCCATCAATCAATGGTTGACAAAATAG